One genomic region from Pelmatolapia mariae isolate MD_Pm_ZW unplaced genomic scaffold, Pm_UMD_F_2 NODE_ptg000244l+_length_82687_cov_1, whole genome shotgun sequence encodes:
- the LOC134622847 gene encoding titin-like produces MSATEATTPEELLQRNEHDVSLPLPHDSSSFTVSTPAYSPEVQNPTATSHLEISLNCLIPESENLHENQDEQDFKVVSDKPLDSGMEEVDESETALREEVKDANHSDETVRKMYEDEVERTEIQEVLQNDFSSENVIDDATENSSFTSGDLGQTENSNTYQFQVMVQSPDESVTKVEVSTPDDKQPEQHFVTQENEEGDISDSKGGGVSPQSPTSLGTPPFESQLQDNTVSTDKQTHAVTESRGNRRKMGSTRRNKGRQHDKEFKDEDVIGDETPETTQMSATEATRPEELLQGNEHDVSLSLPQDTSMFKVSTPAYSPDIQSPPAKSYSEISLDSLISESENLKEDKNQTTFNVISDKPLDSVMEEVVKSETALTEEVKDPHHPDGNQAKQHFVTEEIKGGDVPDTKDSGVPLQTQLLLATAPFESQLQDNTLSTDKQSHAVTESRGNRRKMGSTRRIKGRQRDKEVKDEDAIGDETPETTEMSATEATTPEELLQRNEHDVSLPLPHDSSSFTVSIPAYSPEVQNPTATSHLEISLNCLIPESENLHENQDEQDFKVVSDKPLDSGMEEVDESETALREEVKDANHSDETVRKMYEDEVERTEIQEVLQNDFSSENVIDDATENSSFTSGDLGQTENSNTYQFQVMVQSPDESVTKVEVSTPDDKQPEQHFVTQENEEGDISDSKGGGVSPQSPTSLGTPPFESQLQDNTVSTDKQTHAVTESRGNRRKMGSTRRNKGRQHDKEFKDEDVIGDETPETTQMSATEATRPEELLQGNEHDVSLSLPQDTSMFKVSTPAYSPDIQSPPAKSYSEISLDSLISESENLKEDKNQTTFNVISDKPLDSVMEEVVKSETALTEEVKDPHHPDGNQAKQHFVTEEIKGGDVPDTKDSGVPLQTQLLLATAPFESQLQDNTLSTDKQSHAVTESRGNRRKMGSTRRIKGRQRDKEVKDEDAIGDETPETTEMSATEATTPEELLQRNEHDVSLPLPHDSSSFTVSIPAYSPEVQNPTATSHLEISLNCLIPESENLHENQDEQDFKVVSDKPLDSGMEEVDESETALREEVKDANHSDETVRKMYEDEVERTEIQEVLQNDFSSENVIDDATENSSFTSGDLGQTENSNTYQFQVMVQSPDESVTKVEVSTPDDKQPEQHFVTQENEEGDISDSKGGGVSPQSPTSLGTPPFESQLQDNTVSTDKQTHAVTESRGNRRKMGSTRRNKGRQHDKEFKDEDVIGDETPETTQMSATEATRPEELLQGNEHDVSLSLPQDTSMFKVSTPAYSPDIQSPPAKSYSEISLDSLISESENLKEDKNQTTFNVISDKPLDSVMEEVVKSETALTEEVKDPHHPDGNQAKQHFVTEEIKGGDVPDTKDSGVPLQTQLLLATAPFESQLQDNTLSTDKQSHAVTESRGNRRKMGSTRRIKGRQRDKEFKDEDAIGDETPETTEMSATEATTPEELLQRNEHDVSLPLPHDSSSFTVSIPAYSPEVQNPTATSHLEISLNCLIPERENLHENQDEQDFKVVSDKPLDSGMEEVDESETALREEVKDANHSDETVRKMYEDEVERTEIQEVLQNDFSSENVIDDATENSSFTSGDLGQTENSNTYQFQVMVQSPDESVTKVEVSMPDDKQPEQHFVTQENEEGDISDSKGGGVSPQSPTSLGTPPFESQLQDNTVSTDKQTHAVTESRGNRRKMGSTRRNKGRQHDKEFKDEDVIGDETPETTQMSATEATRPEELLQGNEHDVFLSLPQDTSMFKVSTPAYSPDIQSPPATSYSEISLDSLISESENLKEDKNQTTFNVISDKPLESVMEEVIKSETALTEEVKDPHHPDGNQAKQHFVTEEIKGGDVPDTKDSGVPLQTQLLLATAPFESQLQDNTLSTDKQSHAVTESRGNRRKMGSTRRIKGRQRDKEFKDEDAIGDETPETTEMSATEATTPEELLQRNEHDVSLPLPHDSSSFTVSIPAYSPEVQNPTATSHLEISLNCLIPERENLHENQDEQDFKVVSDKPLDSGMEEVDESETALREEVKDANHSDETVRKMYEDEVERTEIQEVLQNDFSSENVIDDATENSSFTSGDLGQTENSNTYQFQVMVQSPDESVTKVEVSMPDDKQPEQHFVTQENEEGDISDSKGGGVSPQSPTSLGTPPFESQLQDNTVSTDKQTHAVTESRGNRRKMGSTRRNKGRQHDKEFKDEDVIGDETPETTQMSATEATRPEELLQGNEHDVSLSLPQDTSMFKVSTPAYSPDIQSPPATSYSEISLDSLISESENLKEDKNQTTFNVISDKPLESVMEEVIKSETALTEEVKDPHHPDGNQAKQHFVTQEVKGGDVPDTKDSGVPLQTQLSLATAPFESQLQDNTLSTDKQSHAVTESRGNRRKMGSTRRIKGRQRDKEFKDEDAIGDETPETTEMSATEATTPEELLQRNEHDVSLPLPHDSSSFTVSIPAYSPEVQNPTATSHLEISLNCLIPESENLHENQDEQDFKVVSDKPLDSGMEEVDESETALTEEVKDPHHPDGNQAKQHFVTQEIKGGDVPDTKDSGVPLQTQLLLATAPFESQLQDNTLSTDKQSHAVTESRGNRRKMGSTRRIKGRQRDKEFKDEDAIGDETPETTEMSATEATTPEELLQENKHDLSLSVPYRENSLKNQNDGDPKVIYDKPVQAGMEEVKKDQHIKLLGQDGSLASNILLSGTTECTITVEKTTDQSSPRESTEVQCSVAQETFLASQNVLTRNREQHEHCNPTEVTKANQSESSSMHQTDYSSSTESHQTPLSETNISLDNSQDITEIHTGLSRTGNRKKMGSSRRNKGRQCVKDPDAYQEPKDDILEKPTSNDKLRTVEMSPATDITKEEEEKDLISMDKEVQITSTAKEGKNKEKLLEEDAFFSQNNMDSNTDGLLKSNKDFNEENKVVQDAMNLDQLTGCDTITKHLMQSPQASVCEVPSDMQHISYHAGIEGSSSLKVLDKEEALEAMDASNGQQEQTQSGNRNTLQINPKQKKRKIGSTRRSQLNRKKEEETDNTDETKESDFHTEADVRNIDKMDVGELLLTTDIPQNETAQPLFSAVHKQQEADETFSVPSSTEINVIPVVEDFKAPLPEQSSSLREETIGLVTCVITGGVREVIVEPPQLDNFTNTETQITTVVTGRSRRSINQLLPPNTEAATDTGIAEESLVSSGEARQNTHSDEERPESIKVVQDQDASEKNPSNLNELAHNKTQEMRSESPNLHLSNRRRKMGSTRRNLGSRNKEELHQKQEVDNEAKETGTDIGETESVSRIKEEALQLHTDHKNNDGDQGKQKVFETVEISPPGQSKFKPLPEQTVEERPASQDQLAETEHHTANDLLSTSLKDDLVSESASGGRRRKLGSNRKSRGHQRIEDQTGEGTIIDDQSGTDARISEVGKRDKKPSSGPSKSEEHSKTVSEKTSAQPCNAGIFPSKENQTFSLVDNPGVVDSKSKRYNVVMIGDSSVGKTSFMKRAQSGKFSLDIPASIGLDSLMWPVVVDGKPMILQLWDTAGQERFHSITKQVFHRAQAFLLMYDITSTNSFSAVSYWANCIQESAAENVTVLLLGNKSDCSERRVKTHQGEILAKEYDFEFMECSAATGENVIQSLEVVARKLSQRIDSREEATVLHKEPEQKKSSRCC; encoded by the exons ATGTCAGCAACAGAGGCTACAACACCTGAAGAATTACTGCAAAGAAACGAGCATGATGTTTCTCTGCCTTTACCACATGACAGCTCTAGTTTTACAGTGTCTACACCTGCTTATTCTCCTGAGGTCCAGAACCCAACAGCAACAAGCCATCTTGAGATTAGCTTGAACTGTTTAATTCCTGAAAGTGAAAACCTTCACGAAAATCAAGATGAGCAAGATTTTAAAGTGGTTTCAGATAAACCATTGGACTCTGGGATGGAAGAAGTGGATGAATCTGAAACTGCTCTGCGTGAAGAGGTCAAAGATGCCAATCACTCAGATGAAACTGTCAGGAAAATGTATGAAGACGAGGTTGAAAGAACAGAAATTCAAGAAGTGCTGCAGAATGATTTCTCATCTGAAAATGTGATTGATGATGCCACAGAAAACTCTTCCTTTACTTCTGGAGACTTAGGCCAAACTGAAAATAGCAACACTTACCAGTTTCAAGTGATGGTGCAGAGTCCTGATGAATCTGTAACCAAAGTGGAAGTTTCAACTCCTGATGACAAACAACCTGAACAGCACTTTGTGACTCAGGAAAACGAGGAAggtgacatttcagacagtaAAGGTGGTGGAGTCTCTCCACAATCTCCAACCTCATTAGGAACTCCACCTTTTGAGTCCCAACTTCAGGACAATACTGTGAGCACAGATAAGCAAACCCATGCTGTCACCGAATCCAGgggaaatagaagaaaaatgggatCCACTCGTAGAAATAAAGGAAGACAGCATGATAAGGAATTTAAAGATGAAGATGTAATTGGTGATGAAACCCCTGAAAcaacacaaatgtcagcaaCAGAGGCTACAAGACCTGAAGAATTACTGCAAGGAAATGAGCATGACGTTTCTCTGTCTTTGCCACAAGACACCTCCATGTTTAAAGTGTCTACACCTGCTTATTCTCCTGACATCCAGAGCCCACCTGCAAAGAGCTATTCTGAGATTAGCCTGGACAGTTTAATTTCTGAAAGCGAAAACCTTAAGGAAGATAAAAATCAGACAACCTTTAATGTGATTTCAGATAAACCATTGGATTCTGTGATGGAAGAAGTGGTTAAATCTGAAACTGCTCtgactgaagaagtcaaagaTCCTCATCACCCTGATGGCAACCAAGCTAAGCAGCACTTTGTGACTGAGGAAATTAAGGGAGGTGATGTTCCAGATACTAAAGACAGTGGAGTCCCTCTGCAAACTCAACTCTTATTAGCAACTGCACCTTTTGAGTCCCAACTTCAGGACAATACTCTGAGCACAGATAAGCAATCCCATGCAGTCACTGAATCCAGgggaaatagaagaaaaatgggatCCACTCGTAGAATAAAAGGAAGACAGCGTGACAAGGAAGTTAAAGATGAAGATGCAATTGGTGATGAAACCCCTGAAACAACAGAAATGTCAGCAACAGAGGCTACAACACCTGAAGAATTACTGCAAAGAAACGAGCATGATGTTTCTCTGCCTTTACCACATGACAGCTCCAGTTTTACAGTGTCTATACCTGCTTATTCTCCTGAGGTCCAGAACCCAACAGCAACAAGCCATCTTGAGATTAGCTTGAACTGTTTAATTCCTGAAAGTGAAAACCTTCACGAAAATCAAGATGAGCAAGATTTTAAAGTGGTTTCAGATAAACCATTGGACTCTGGGATGGAAGAAGTGGATGAATCTGAAACTGCTCTGCGTGAAGAGGTCAAAGATGCCAATCACTCAGATGAAACTGTCAGGAAAATGTATGAAGACGAGGTTGAAAGAACAGAAATTCAAGAAGTGCTGCAGAATGATTTCTCATCTGAAAATGTGATTGATGATGCCACAGAAAACTCTTCCTTTACTTCTGGAGACTTAGGCCAAACTGAAAATAGCAACACTTACCAGTTTCAAGTGATGGTGCAGAGTCCTGATGAATCTGTAACCAAAGTGGAAGTTTCAACTCCTGATGACAAACAACCTGAACAGCACTTTGTGACTCAGGAAAACGAGGAAggtgacatttcagacagtaAAGGTGGTGGAGTCTCTCCACAATCTCCAACCTCATTAGGAACTCCACCTTTTGAGTCCCAACTTCAGGACAATACTGTGAGCACAGATAAGCAAACCCATGCTGTCACCGAATCCAGgggaaatagaagaaaaatgggatCCACTCGTAGAAATAAAGGAAGACAGCATGATAAGGAATTTAAAGATGAAGATGTAATTGGTGATGAAACCCCTGAAAcaacacaaatgtcagcaaCAGAGGCTACAAGACCTGAAGAATTACTGCAAGGAAATGAGCATGACGTTTCTCTGTCTTTGCCACAAGACACCTCCATGTTTAAAGTGTCTACACCTGCTTATTCTCCTGACATCCAGAGCCCACCTGCAAAGAGCTATTCTGAGATTAGCCTGGACAGTTTAATTTCTGAAAGCGAAAACCTTAAGGAAGATAAAAATCAGACAACCTTTAATGTGATTTCAGATAAACCATTGGATTCTGTGATGGAAGAAGTGGTTAAATCTGAAACTGCTCtgactgaagaagtcaaagaTCCTCATCACCCTGATGGCAACCAAGCTAAGCAGCACTTTGTGACTGAGGAAATTAAGGGAGGTGATGTTCCAGATACTAAAGACAGTGGAGTCCCTCTGCAAACTCAACTCTTATTAGCAACTGCACCTTTTGAGTCCCAACTTCAGGACAATACTCTGAGCACAGATAAGCAATCCCATGCAGTCACTGAATCCAGgggaaatagaagaaaaatgggatCCACTCGTAGAATAAAAGGAAGACAGCGTGACAAGGAAGTTAAAGATGAAGATGCAATTGGTGATGAAACCCCTGAAACAACAGAAATGTCAGCAACAGAGGCTACAACACCTGAAGAATTACTGCAAAGAAACGAGCATGATGTTTCTCTGCCTTTACCACATGACAGCTCCAGTTTTACAGTGTCTATACCTGCTTATTCTCCTGAGGTCCAGAACCCAACAGCAACAAGCCATCTTGAGATTAGCTTGAACTGTTTAATTCCTGAAAGTGAAAACCTTCACGAAAATCAAGATGAGCAAGATTTTAAAGTGGTTTCAGATAAACCATTGGACTCTGGGATGGAAGAAGTGGATGAATCTGAAACTGCTCTGCGTGAAGAGGTCAAAGATGCCAATCACTCAGATGAAACTGTCAGGAAAATGTATGAAGACGAGGTTGAAAGAACAGAAATTCAAGAAGTGCTGCAGAATGATTTCTCATCTGAAAATGTGATTGATGATGCCACAGAAAACTCTTCCTTTACTTCTGGAGACTTAGGCCAAACTGAAAATAGCAACACTTACCAGTTTCAAGTGATGGTGCAGAGTCCTGATGAATCTGTAACCAAAGTGGAAGTTTCAACTCCTGATGACAAACAACCTGAACAGCACTTTGTGACTCAGGAAAACGAGGAAggtgacatttcagacagtaAAGGTGGTGGAGTCTCTCCACAATCTCCAACCTCATTAGGAACTCCACCTTTTGAGTCCCAACTTCAGGACAATACTGTGAGCACAGATAAGCAAACCCATGCTGTCACCGAATCCAGgggaaatagaagaaaaatgggatCCACTCGTAGAAATAAAGGAAGACAGCATGATAAGGAATTTAAAGATGAAGATGTAATTGGTGATGAAACCCCTGAAAcaacacaaatgtcagcaaCAGAGGCTACAAGACCTGAAGAATTACTGCAAGGAAATGAGCATGACGTTTCTCTGTCTTTGCCACAAGACACCTCCATGTTTAAAGTGTCTACACCTGCTTATTCTCCTGACATCCAGAGCCCACCTGCAAAGAGCTATTCTGAGATTAGCCTGGACAGTTTAATTTCTGAAAGCGAAAACCTTAAGGAAGATAAAAATCAGACAACCTTTAATGTGATTTCAGATAAACCACTGGATTCTGTGATGGAAGAAGTGGTTAAATCTGAAACTGCTCtgactgaagaagtcaaagaTCCTCATCACCCTGATGGCAACCAAGCTAAGCAGCACTTTGTGACTGAGGAAATTAAGGGAGGTGATGTTCCAGATACTAAAGACAGTGGAGTCCCTCTGCAAACTCAACTCTTATTAGCAACTGCACCTTTTGAGTCCCAACTTCAGGACAATACTCTGAGCACAGATAAGCAATCCCATGCAGTCACTGAATCCAGgggaaatagaagaaaaatgggatCCACTCGTAGAATAAAAGGAAGACAGCGTGACAAGGAATTTAAAGATGAAGATGCAATTGGTGATGAAACCCCTGAAACAACAGAAATGTCAGCAACAGAGGCTACAACACCTGAAGAATTACTGCAAAGAAACGAGCATGATGTTTCTCTGCCTTTACCACATGACAGCTCCAGTTTTACAGTGTCTATACCTGCTTATTCTCCTGAGGTCCAGAACCCAACAGCAACAAGCCATCTTGAGATTAGCTTGAACTGTTTAATTCCTGAAAGGGAAAACCTTCACGAAAATCAAGATGAGCAAGATTTTAAAGTGGTTTCAGATAAACCATTGGACTCTGGGATGGAAGAAGTGGATGAATCTGAAACTGCTCTGCGTGAAGAGGTCAAAGATGCCAATCACTCAGATGAAACTGTCAGGAAAATGTATGAAGATGAGGTTGAAAGAACAGAAATTCAAGAAGTGCTGCAGAATGATTTCTCATCTGAAAATGTGATTGATGATGCCACAGAAAACTCTTCCTTTACTTCTGGAGACTTAGGCCAAACTGAAAATAGCAACACTTACCAGTTTCAAGTGATGGTGCAGAGTCCTGATGAATCTGTAACCAAAGTGGAAGTTTCTATGCCTGATGACAAACAACCTGAACAGCACTTTGTGACTCAGGAAAACGAGGAAGGTGACATTTCAGACAGCAAAGGTGGTGGAGTCTCTCCACAATCTCCAACCTCATTAGGAACTCCACCTTTTGAGTCCCAACTTCAGGACAATACTGTGAGCACAGATAAGCAAACCCATGCTGTCACCGAATCCAGgggaaatagaagaaaaatgggatCCACTCGTAGAAATAAAGGAAGACAGCATGATAAGGAATTTAAAGATGAAGATGTAATTGGTGATGAAACCCCTGAAAcaacacaaatgtcagcaaCAGAGGCTACAAGACCTGAAGAATTACTGCAAGGAAATGAGCATGAcgtttttctgtctttgccaCAAGACACCTCCATGTTTAAAGTGTCTACACCTGCTTATTCTCCTGACATCCAGAGCCCACCTGCAACGAGCTATTCTGAGATTAGCCTGGACAGTTTAATTTCTGAAAGTGAAAACCTTAAGGAAGATAAAAATCAGACAACCTTTAATGTGATTTCAGATAAACCACTGGAATCTGTGATGGAAGAAGTGATTAAATCTGAAACTGCTCtgactgaagaagtcaaagaTCCTCATCACCCTGATGGCAACCAAGCTAAGCAGCACTTTGTGACTGAGGAAATTAAGGGAGGTGATGTTCCAGATACTAAAGACAGTGGAGTCCCTCTGCAAACTCAACTCTTATTAGCAACTGCACCTTTTGAGTCCCAACTTCAGGACAATACTCTGAGCACAGATAAGCAATCCCATGCAGTCACTGAATCCAGgggaaatagaagaaaaatgggatCCACTCGTAGAATAAAAGGAAGACAGCGTGACAAGGAATTTAAAGATGAAGATGCAATTGGTGATGAAACCCCTGAAACAACAGAAATGTCAGCAACAGAGGCTACAACACCTGAAGAATTACTGCAAAGAAACGAGCATGATGTTTCTCTGCCTTTACCACATGACAGCTCCAGTTTTACAGTGTCTATACCTGCTTATTCTCCTGAGGTCCAGAACCCAACAGCAACAAGCCATCTTGAGATTAGCTTGAACTGTTTAATTCCTGAAAGGGAAAACCTTCACGAAAATCAAGATGAGCAAGATTTTAAAGTGGTTTCAGATAAACCATTGGACTCTGGGATGGAAGAAGTGGATGAATCTGAAACTGCTCTGCGTGAAGAGGTCAAAGATGCCAATCACTCAGATGAAACTGTCAGGAAAATGTATGAAGATGAGGTTGAAAGAACAGAAATTCAAGAAGTGCTGCAGAATGATTTCTCATCTGAAAATGTGATTGATGATGCCACAGAAAACTCTTCCTTTACTTCTGGAGACTTAGGCCAAACTGAAAATAGCAACACTTACCAGTTTCAAGTGATGGTGCAGAGTCCTGATGAATCTGTAACCAAAGTGGAAGTTTCTATGCCTGATGACAAACAACCTGAACAGCACTTTGTGACTCAGGAAAACGAGGAAGGTGACATTTCAGACAGCAAAGGTGGTGGAGTCTCTCCACAATCTCCAACCTCATTAGGAACTCCACCTTTTGAGTCCCAACTTCAGGACAATACTGTGAGCACAGATAAGCAAACCCATGCTGTCACCGAATCCAGgggaaatagaagaaaaatgggatCCACTCGTAGAAATAAAGGAAGACAGCATGATAAGGAATTTAAAGATGAAGATGTAATTGGTGATGAAACCCCTGAAAcaacacaaatgtcagcaaCAGAGGCTACAAGACCTGAAGAATTACTGCAAGGAAATGAGCATGACGTTTCTCTGTCTTTGCCACAAGACACCTCCATGTTTAAAGTGTCTACACCTGCTTATTCTCCTGACATCCAGAGCCCACCTGCAACGAGCTATTCTGAGATTAGCCTGGACAGTTTAATTTCTGAAAGTGAAAACCTTAAGGAAGATAAAAATCAGACAACCTTTAATGTGATTTCAGATAAACCACTGGAATCTGTGATGGAAGAAGTGATTAAATCTGAAACTGCTCtgactgaagaagtcaaagaTCCTCATCACCCTGATGGCAACCAAGCTAAGCAGCACTTTGTGACTCAGGAAGTCAAGGGAGGTGATGTTCCAGATACTAAAGACAGTGGAGTCCCTCTGCAAACTCAACTCTCATTAGCAACTGCACCTTTTGAGTCCCAACTTCAGGACAATACTCTGAGCACAGATAAGCAATCCCATGCAGTCACTGAATCCAGgggaaatagaagaaaaatgggatCCACTCGTAGAATAAAAGGAAGACAGCGTGACAAGGAATTTAAAGATGAAGATGCAATTGGTGATGAAACCCCTGAAACAACAGAAATGTCAGCAACAGAGGCTACAACACCTGAAGAATTACTGCAAAGAAACGAGCATGATGTTTCTCTGCCTTTACCACATGACAGCTCCAGTTTTACAGTGTCTATACCTGCTTATTCTCCTGAGGTCCAGAACCCAACAGCAACAAGCCATCTTGAGATTAGCTTGAACTGTTTAATTCCTGAAAGTGAAAACCTTCACGAAAATCAAGATGAGCAAGATTTTAAAGTGGTTTCAGATAAACCATTGGACTCTGGGATGGAAGAAGTGGATGAATCTGAAACTGCTCtgactgaagaagtcaaagaTCCTCATCACCCTGATGGCAACCAAGCTAAGCAGCACTTTGTGACTCAGGAAATCAAGGGAGGTGATGTTCCAGATACTAAAGACAGTGGAGTCCCTCTACAAACTCAACTCTTATTAGCAACTGCACCTTTTGAGTCCCAACTTCAGGACAATACTCTGAGCACAGATAAGCAATCCCATGCGGTCACCGAATCCAGgggaaatagaagaaaaatgggatCCACTCGTAGAATAAAAGGAAGACAGCGTGACAAGGAATTTAAAGATGAAGATGCAATTGGTGATGAAACCCCTGAAACAACAGAAATGTCAGCAACAGAGGCTACAACACCTGAAGAATTACTGCAAGAAAACAAGCATGATCTTTCTCTGTCTGTGCCATATCGTGAAAATTCccttaaaaatcaaaatgatgGAGATCCTAAAGTGATTTATGATAAACCAGTGCAGGCTGGGATGGAAGAAGTCAAAAAAGATCAGCACATAAAACTTTTAGGGCAGGATGGAAGTTTAGCCAGCAATATTTTGTTAAGTGGAACAACAGAATGTACCATTACAGTTGAGAAAACAACTGACCAATCTAGCCCAAGAGAAAGCACTGAAGTTCAATGCAGTGTTGCACAAGAAACATTTTTAGCATCTCAAAATGTCTTGACTAGAAATAGGGAACAACATGAGCATTGCAACCCAACTGAGGTCACCAAAGCTAACCAGTCAGAGAGTTCATCAATGCATCAGACTGACTACAGCTCAAGTACAGAGAGTCACCAAACACCCTTATCTGAAACAAATATCTCTTTGGATAATTCTCAGGACATTACAGAAATTCACACAGGCCTCAGCCGTACAGGGAATAGAAAGAAAATGGGTTCAAGCCGAAGAAATAAAGGAAGACAGTGTGTCAAGGACCCTGATGCATACCAGGAACCTAAAGATGACATTTTAGAAAAACCCACAAGTAATGACAAACTCAGAACAGTTGAAATGTCACCAGCAACAGATATAAcaaaggaggaagaagaaaaagacctCATATCCATGGACAAAGAAGTGCAGATTACCTCAACAGCAAAAGaaggcaaaaataaagaaaagttgTTGGAGGAAGATGCATTTTTCTCACAGAATAATATGGATAGCAATACAGATGGACTTCTCAAATCTAACAAAGATTTCAATGAGGAAAATAAAGTTGTTCAAGATGCTATGAATTTAGATCAGCTTACAGGATGTGACACAATTACAAAGCACCTGATGCAATCACCACAAGCCTCAGTTTGTGAAGTTCCCTCAGACATGCAGCATATCTCGTATCATGCTGGCATCGAAGGCTCTAGCTCTCTGAAGGTGCTTGATAAAGAAGAAGCGTTGGAGGCAATGGATGCAAGCAACGGCCAGCAAGAACAAACTCAATCAGGTAACAGAAATACTTTGCAAATAAATccaaaacagaagaagagaaagatAGGTTCTACTCGCAGGAGTCAactcaacagaaaaaaagaggaagaaacagacaacacagatgaaaccaaagaaaGTGACTTTCACACCGAAGCTGACGTGAGGAATATTGACAAGATGGACGTGGGAGAGTTACTGTTAACTACAGATATACCACAAAATGAAACTGCACAACCGTTATTCTCTGCTGTTCATAAACAACAGGAAGCTGATGAAACCTTTTCTGTACCAAGCAGTACAGAGATCAATGTGATACCAGTAGTAGAAGATTTTAAGGCCCCTCTTCCTGAACAGTCTTCCTCTCTCCGTGAAGAAACTATCGGTCTGGTTACATGCGTTATCACAGGTGGTGTAAGAGAAGTTATTGTGGAGCCGCCACAGCTAGACAATTTTACAAACACTGAGACTCAAATAACCACTGTGGTCACGGGTAGAAGCAGACGCTCCATAAATCAGTTGCTGCCCCCAAATACCGAGGCTGCCACAGACACTGGCATAGCAGAAGAGAGCTTAGTGTCTTCTGGTGAGGCCAGGCAAAATACACATAGCGATGAGGAAAGGCCAGAGAGCATAAAAGTAGTACAAGATCAAGATGCTAGTGAGAAAAATCCAAGCAACTTGAATGAATTAGCTCATAATAAAACTCAAGAGATGAGGAGTGAAAGTCCAAATTTACATTTGAGCAACCGGAGAAGAAAGATGGGCTCCACCCGCAGGAATCTTGGATCCAGAAACAAAGAAGAGCTGCATCAAAAACAGGAGGTAGATAACGAAGCGAAGGAGACTGGAACAGACATCGGGGAAACTGAAAGTGTCTCCAGAATCAAAGAAGAAGCACTTCAGCTTCACACAGATCACAAAAACAATGATGGCGACCAAGGAAAACAGAAAGTATTTGAAACAGTGGAAATCAGCCCTCCGGGTCAGTCTAAATTCAAACCTCTGCCTGAGCAAACAGTTGAAGAGAGGCCTGCTTCCCAAGACCAGCTAGCAGAAACAGAGCATCACACTGCAAATGATCTCCTGTCTACATCCTTAAAAGATGATTTGGTGTCAGAATCAGCATCTGGAGGGAGGAGAAGAAAATTGGGATCTAACCGAAAGTCCCGTGGACATCAGCGTATAGAAGACCAAACAGGAGAGGGCACAATAATAGATGATCAAAGTGGGACAGATGCCAGAATTTCAGAG GTTGGAAAACGTGATAAGAAACCATCATCAGGCCCCTCAAAGAGTGAAGAGCACTCAAAGACTGTGAG TGAGAAGACTTCAGCCCAACCTTGTAATGCTGGAATCTTTCCTAGTAAAGAGAATCAAACATTTTCTCTGG ttgaTAATCCGGGAGTGGTAGACTCCAAATCAAAGCGCTACAATGTGGTGATGATTGGAGACAGCAGTGTGGGAAAGACCTCCTTCATGAAAAGAGCTCAAAGTGGGAAGTTTTCTTTAGATATACCTGCCTCAATCG GCCTGGATTCGCTGATGTGGCCTGTTGTAGTAGATGGAAAGCCTATGATACTACAGCTATGGGACACAGCAGGTCAAGAAAG GTTTCACAGTATCACTAAACAGGTCTTCCACAGAGCCCAGGCCTTTCTCTTGATGTATGACATCACCTCCACCAATAGTTTTTCCGCAGTCAGTTACTGGGCAAACTGTATTCAG GAGTCTGCTGCTGAAAATGTGACTGTTTTGCTTCTTGGAAACAAGAGCGACTGTTCTGAACGACGGGTTAAAACTCATCAGGGGGAAATTCTTGCTAAG GAATATGACTTCGAGTTTATGGAGTGCAGTGCTGCCACAGGTGAAAACGTGATCCAGTCTTTGGAAGTTGTAGCCAG GAAGCTGAGTCAAAGAATTGACTCAAGAGAAGAAGCCACAGTGTTGCACAAAGAgccagaacagaaaaaaagctcaaGATGTTGCTGA